One Salmo trutta chromosome 24, fSalTru1.1, whole genome shotgun sequence genomic region harbors:
- the LOC115161489 gene encoding uncharacterized protein LOC115161489 — MELSEDGDSQKQTAPDHLRSPSPSHYFRPDSPSRRIPAALWTLNDYGEAGETDNIRQFCTNVISNPPRTDAILVPSTPPGTSSHSCHIRDPKTQCTTQAQVHCAESLRPEKCYWAGNLLLQETAHYGHDSDDTRQVESGMHGEKSIEPTVSTIRQNSQRQKSRDSSPAYNGRDDHTQREHAEDFGAPDIHNKTLKPDDFNVLNDISEVEDLMLCEAASLLDSASLLDSASLLHSANSMVETPELGFSQPFTGL; from the exons ATGGAGCTTTCTGAAG ACGGGGATTCTCAGAAGCAAACTGCGCCCGATCATTTACGAAGCCCTTCCCCATCACACTATTTTCGAC CTGACAGTCCGTCAAGAAGGATCCCTGCTGCATTATGGACTCTGAACGACTACGGAGAAGCAGGTGAAACAGACAATATTCGCCAGTTCTGTACGAACGTTATTTCAAACCCACCAAGAACCGATGCTATACTCGTCCCATCAACTCCCCCGGGAACCTCCAGCCACTCGTGCCATATTCGAGACCCAAAGACGCAATGCACAACTCAGGCACAAGTGCACTGCGCAGAATCACTCCGGCCCGAGAAGTGTTACTGGGCTGGAAACCTGCTGCTTCAAGAAACGGCGCACTATGGACACG ACTCCGACGATACACGCCAGGTAGAATCTGGAATGCATGGTGAAAAAAGTATTGAGCCCACGGTATCCACGATTCGTCAGAACAGCCAGCGTCAAAAAAGCCGAG ACTCCTCCCCGGCGTATAACGGCAGAGACGACCATACACAACGAGAGCACGCGGAGGATTTCGGCGCACCGGACATTCACAATAAAACACTGAAACCGGATGATTTCAATGTTTTAAATGACATTTCAGAGGTAGAAGACTTGATGTTGTGCGAGGCGGCCAGCCTTCTTGATTCAGCCAGCCTCCTTGATTCAGCCAGCCTTCTTCATTCAGCCAATTCTATGGTAGAAACACCCGAGCTAGGTTTCTCACAGCCTTTTACGGGGCTCTAA